A stretch of DNA from Solenopsis invicta isolate M01_SB chromosome 5, UNIL_Sinv_3.0, whole genome shotgun sequence:
TCGCCATACTGGCACCACCCTTCATGACATAATTAATCAatctaaaaagaaaagatacatatatatatgtacaactTTTCAGGTATCAAACAAAGagtatgcaaataataaaaacgcaCTGTGTTCTTCTGAGTTTGCCAGTCTCGCCGGCAATAGATGTTGCCTTAACACCTCTATACAAACCCGACGCGCCACCGATTCCTGCGCCCGCTATGCATGCAGCTCCGATTTGACTGAAGGCTAACTCAAAACGGCCCCGTTGCTTTACAGCACCATCAGGAAATATAAACTCTGGCTGAGTAACAGGAAGATACGAtggatcaaaatttaaatatgggCTGAGTGAGGCTAAACCTTGTTGCGAAGTgactaaaaaacaaaattaaagtgTCTTAATACCTAAAAAATCACAGAATAccaagtaaatttctttattgctCGTAATTCGTTTGTAATTCATCAACGCTTCATTATTTGTTCAGGCTGTTCTTGAATACATCTTTTATGTGTGTAACaaggattatttttaattattttaaaactctcttcatttattatcaatttatatagaCGCAAAATGTATCCTCTCATAGTTGTAATTGTCactgataattaaaaaaagaaactatacCTATAGAGTCACTGGCACAATGAGTAGGTTAGGAACATTCTTTTATATATCTCGATaattaaatgaacaaataatcaTGCGTGACGACACAATTTTACGAGATACATAATTATGATAGTCGACGCTCTGTTTATCAATGTCGTAAAATACTTTctgttatttacaaaagaaaaagaagaaaaattgaaacGAGGATGACGAAAAAGTTTGGAGCGGCTCCAACAAATATTCGCCCGAGATTCCTGAACTTACCAGGTATATTGGTGTTGTTGTATCTCCCATTGTCGGCGTCGGCCCTTCCCGAATTACTGCGAAAGTCTATCATCTCGTAAAGACAATTTGAAAGCTACGAATTCTTCTCGTCGGAAACACGAGACTTGCACGACCACGCAGAACGGCACGACGCATTGATCATGAGCCAATGCGAGCTGAACGTGCAGAGGACGCCGGGTCGGAAGTGACGTAATTGTTCGTAGTTGCGCCGTCAGGTCCGTTCTTTTTCGATTGCGCAAAAAACGAAGTAGGAAGATAAGAGAAAcgaaggaagaagaaaaaaataggaaaaaaaaagagaaaaaacggGTACATTTCGGGGAATTGTCACGTGCGCTCGATTTTCAGTGCAGTTAGGTTATTTCGAAATACACTCTCGAGTGCATCAAGTACAACTCTCCCCACTACCTGTGACGTAATGCCGAGAGTGCGCCGCTGAATCTATTTGGCGCGTTTTATCGTTAGTGGTTAGTACCTTCAAACCACTTCAAACACCTTCAAACCATTTCATTTGTGAGTCATCAACCGTTTCTCTGTTCGAAAGAACGTCGGTTCTAATCACCTAGAGACGAGTAATTGATCGTCGTAAGACGTTTCGACGAGGGATCTCGGGGTGTGGCCGATAATCAAGCTGATCGCTCGATCGGACCCAGATCGGACCCAACAACATGTCCAAAGTACGGAGACTATCGCTTCGTGGCATTCGCAATTTCGGCGACGACAGTGAGGACGCATTGATACGCTTCTCTTGTCCGCTCACGCTCATCTTGGGCGCGAATGGCACCGGGAAAACCACCATCATCGAGGCACTGAAATTTGCGACAACCGGCAGTTTCCCACCAACAGGTGACAGACCAGGCACTGCGGGAAGAAACTTTGTGTACGATCCCATACTAGCGACAACCAGCACGGTACGAcagcaattatatttattacgtttctgtgttttttttatatctttgtctCTCTTGCATCTGCGACATCTACTCGTGtaaattgtatcaaaatttagattgaACGAGTAAcattattacaacaaaatttaaaaaaataaatcttcaaTTGTTTGGCTTAAATCAGCTTTCAGATACTTTGTTTCACTCGTGATCACATCAAGTTTCCTTTCTATTTAAATGTTCTAAAGGATGTTGAGAACAAGATCAGATTTATTGTTGTAGGTAAGAGGTGTTGTCAAAGCTGAAATAATTGATTCTAAGGGTGAAAGTTACCAAGTATCTAGAATAATCGAGTTATCAAAAGgagaaaatggaaaatttaagACTCTCGATAGCACTATAACCAGATATAGCAGAGATAAACAACAGGTATctttcagaatatattttttatttaattttatagatcttactgatttcttttatttcaatcattttatttctCTGTTATAGAAAACATCAATAACAGGTCGATGTGCTAACATTGATACTGAGATCAACATAGCATTGGGTGTTTCAAAATCGATTTTGAATTATGTCATATTTTGCCATCAAGATGAGCTTAACTGGCCATTTGACAGTGGGAAAGTGTTGAAGGAAAGATTTGATGAAATATTTGACAGTGCAAGATTTAACAAAGCTTTGGAAGCTATTTTGAAgcttcaaaaagaattacaaggtgatattaaaactttaaatgcgGAAAAACAAACTTACAAAGTACTTGTATCCGAAGTTGAGGGTAAAGAGAATAAGCTCAAGGAGCATAAGAAGAGATTGGATGCTACAAAGGAAAAAGTAAGTGAAATCAATAAACAGCTTGAACCTGTGAAGCAGAAGATTGAAGAAGTCCAGCAATCTCATACAGAATATAACAATGTCCAGATTGAAGAAggtaaattgaacaaaaatttattaaatatagaaaaaggaaagaaatattttctttctttccagAGAAAAAGAAGATGGAATACAGTATGCACAGAGATCGATACACAAAACttaaggaaaatataaaaaatatctttgaggaaACAACAGAGGAATTAAATACACGCATAGAATCCTATGAAACTGTATTGaaggataaaaataatgaaatagcagaggtacaaaaaatattgcaacaatatctttatatacaatgtattataatatttactgtaataaatattaatgtcatataatataaaacaatataatactatcataataatctaataaattgtaattttctgTTCACAGAATGAAGCTGAGGTCAAAGGTATCTCTGAGAAAGGGAATaggatttcaaatattttagcGACACGAAGGGAAACTGTAGGTACATTAAAACAACAGGTGAAAGATCATGAGAGAAGACTGGTTCGTcgcaatcaattattaaataatgcattGCAAGCTTGGGATTTTGATACGGTGGAACCAGATGTATCAGAAATAGGTACATTTAAAATAGTTGACTTcacatattcaattttttaatattagactTTTTCTTTTCGCATTATTAAATTGTACGCAAATTTTATGCACAGAGGTGAAGGCTCTTACGAAAAGGTTGGAGGAAAAGATGCGAATGTTAGAGAAAGAGGTGGAGAAAAATAGATTAGCTATGCAAAGCAAggaaaaagaattacaaaaggAAGTTGATACGCTGCGCAGTAATTATTCGAAAATAGAATCGGAGAAGATTCTCAAAGAGCAGGACATAACAGAGATAAGAgatgaaataaatgcaattcGAAACCAAATAACACAGGTTAATAGTCTCATTAATAGAAATGTTCTATTTTTCAAGTAAGTAATtgctaattttttaatgtagatTGGTGCAGCGGGAAATAAGTTGAAGTCTATCGAGCAAAAACTTCAAACGGCAAAACAAAGAATTGACGAACTTAGCGGCGCGTTGAATGTTGATTCTGTTAAAGCTGATATcgcagaaaaaataaaatcaagagataagattgaaacaagtttaaatGCGATTGACGACgaaatttcttctttgcatAAATTAAGTTCGTTAACGGCGGAATTCGAATTAAAAAAGTCGGCATTACAAGCTAAGGAAGAAGAGTTGGAGAATTTGAAGAGAAAGCATGGAGATAGTatcaaagttttgttaaatatcCAAGAATTagaacaaataaaattgaaagatactTTGGAGCGCATTCATCAGAAATTGGTATGTGATTAATTCGTTTATGTATTACGTgtgtaaaaaaatcttactaTGATTATGAATTTcaggaaaaagaaacaaatgcTTTAACACGAGAGATTCAAACACAAGAACGTAAAACTACTGCTTTCGAGACAACAGCACGGCATATAGAAACcgaaattaagaaaaagacATTAGAGCTACATAGTAAGAatactatataaaatttcatggtttatataattttgttcatgtgattattttaaatgtttcttttttagatgataaacaaaaagtatCTACAGTGTGCGATTACAAAGATTTCGATGAGACTTTGTTGTTTCAATCAACTATCATAAAGGATCTTCAAAACAAAAGAGGAATTTATGCTCATCAAGCTTTAGCTTACAAGGaatatgttgcaaaattatctttaaaaaatcctTGTTGCCCCTTATGTCACagaaactttgaaaaagaaGATACAGTTGCAAATTTAATAGAAGAAATTGAAAATGATATAATACGTAGTCAACCCGATCGTTTAAAGTCATGTGAGCGAGAACTAGGAAAAGaacaagaaaaatatgataatatgcTGCAATTAAAACCGATTGTCGAAAATATCATTCGATGTGAAGAAAATGACTTGAAGAGATTGGAGTAAGTTAGGTTAAgtgtatattatacattaaatctttgattttaattttaattttttaataattttatttattaattttaatacatttaatattataatatttttttaattagggaaaagttaaaaaagacACAGAACAGTGTGGCAGAGTCAAAAATAACTGTAAAGGATCTAGAAACGTCAAAGGCAGAGCCTGAGAAGAAATTGTTactatataaaagtataattggCGATATTAAATTCTGGGATCGATGTATAGACGAGATACAGCAATTGAAGAGAGGAGTTAACAACTTGGAGGCTAAAATGGCCAATGCTGGTAACgttatattgatattatttcaataatttgtgattattgagtttttttctatgtataggAATTAAGACCGAAAGGACTATAGAAGAAGCGCAGACGCAGCGAGAGTCTTTGAGAACGTCTCTTAGAGAGACTCGTAATCTTATTGATGCGTTACAACTCAAATTGAATAAGCATAATGAAAGACTGCAAGACGCTAGAGCAATGTATAACGAGCTACATGAGGagcaattaaaaatacattccgATATGCAGAAATTGAAACATTTGAAGGACAAACAGGAAGATTTATATGCGCGAGAACTTACCATTGGAGAAACGATGGAGAAGCTACGAAAGGATTTGGCACTTGCTGAGACTCAATTGGAGTCCAGAAATCGGCAATTGGAAAAGACCAAGGTTTGCTATTTATCTccgaataattaataataaaattaaaaaaatgtcaaacgtaatttacgaatatttacatatttgaaGATGAAACTTTGCTCTTTTACAGACGGAAAATTGGCAAAAACAAGAAGCCGACAGAAAATCAATCTCCGAAAGTGCCAGACGTTTGTCtgatttgcataaaatattggacgatatcaattcttttattaatagcAACGTACTCGAGAAACTCGCAAATTATGAACGCGAGATAGAAACTTATAAGAATTCGCTGACGGAACTTATGAACAAGAAAAATGACATAGAGCAGGCAATAAGCAAGTTGAAGGAGGACATTGCCTCGCAGGAAATCGGAAAGCGAGAGTTACTCGACAAtataaatttacgtaaaattaaagaaacgttGGAAACCCTGAAAGAGCAGTACAGAAAATTGaacgaaaaattgaaaaatatggaTTATAAGGAGATAATGAAAAAATGGGACCAGTTAGAAAACGAGAAACAAGCATTGCTTCGGCAAGTAAGCGACATATCATAACTtgcttttcaaatttttatattcatgttaattaacaatttcttcgatcaatttttagaaaaatgtcgCATTGGGAAATCAGGAAGAATTGGAGAGAGTAATCAAACAATACACACACGAATTACAGAAAGAAGAATACCGTTTAGCTCGTCGAAATTACAATAACAAGTGCATTGAATTAACGgtgagattattttattatacgcgAAATATAGTAGTTTTGCGATATTTATAGCGATTGAACACATGTGTTCTAGTTATGGTTTCAAGGAATCTGacttgtgtatttttttttttttgttttaggtTCAAGAAGATACTATAGCCAATCTGAAAGCTTACAATAAGATATTGGATGTCGCGATGATAGAATACCATGAGGAGCGTATGTCAACGGTCAATAAGATAATGAGGAAGTTGTGGAAGCACGTTTACAAGGGTACGGATACGAGCAGCATAGAAATCTGCACGGAGCCTACGAAGGAGACAGCTAATAACAGAAGGAGCTACTGCTACAAACTCATGCAAACCAAGCATGGTTGTAAAATGGATATGAGAGGACGTTGCAGTGCTGGACAGAaggtaattaatataatatttatatcaggCAATTAGCGAAACGAGTAAAATCGTTTCACTTTGACACTTGAATTTTGCAGGTATTGGCGTCAATAATTATAAGACTCGCTTTGGCAGAAACATTTTGTAAGAATTGTGGCATTCTCGCGTTAGACGAACCGACGACAAATCTGGACGAGGAAAACGCAAAGAGCTTAGCGGATATGCTAActaagtatatatttttgtctgaaaattaaatatcaaagtaactatataaatgatataaatgcaATACAACGCGAATATGTGTTGCAGGGTAGTCGAGTTGCGATCGAAACATCAAAAGAATTTCCAGTTGATCATAATCAGCCATGATGAAAAGTTTCTGCAAAAACTTGCCGATTTGAATAATAACAAGCAATTCCATGAGCTTTACCGCAAACACAAGTATGttgtataaaaatgaatatttcttataaataataagactGTAATAACGAActggatttatttttatagcggTATGACCGCGGTAAGGATCTGTGACTTCAACGAACCTACGAGTTCTCTTTTACACATTAAGAATGAAGATGAATCCGACGAGGAAGAGCAAGATCCTAATCAGTTTGGAGCGTCGACCAGTGGTTTATCTAGAGTGACATTGAGTAGGAAAAGAAACAATGACGAGGATAATAGACCACCAGCTAAAAAGAAGTATTGTTTCaccgaataatttaaaaatacatggtTCGTTTTTATATCAAACACAAGTATGTGTTGTTCCTACATAACTATATACATGTACGATGCAGCATATGTtttcttatatacatatttttataatattgttcttataattattacagtGTATTCGTTATATGTTAATGTGCGTATTCttacaaaaaagttatatataactTTGACAAAATACCTCAGATAAtgtgataaaatgaaaattattttgtagctACTCTGAAGCAGTGTtgagtattaataaatttaattttcaaataatgtactgaaatgaataaaattcgAAGTAATATTCGACGCGTTCGAGAAGTGTTTGCATCTACCAGTAAAGTTCTAATATTCTCTCGTTATATCCTACAATATGggttaaaagtattattaaaagaattttttaatttacaaatttgtattataaacgTGATATTAATACtcgtattaacaaaacttgagATTGAGGGTCAACAGTTTTTATGTagcttaaaaaatgtatacatttataaatttttatttccaaattgtTGTcacataaatgtaaataatattgtcGTATCTGTGCAATTAAGGTGTCTCGAAGGAGACATCGTCAGGGGCGTTAAAAAACGAGTTTCCAACTTGGGACCGCCAATTGAGGCGGGAGAATCGGTCGAACGTGTAACGAGAATCAATCGGGAAGTCGGCCGCGGGCGGGCGGGCATTCCGGTATTGTCTCTCCCCGGCGAGAGTCTCGATGACCGctatagttaacgagttatcgTGAATCGAGTGCCTGGGGGAGGGAGCCGGCATCGTAATAGGCTGCCGCCGCTGCTACTgttgctactgctgctgctcgGGTAGTCGTAACGTCATAATAGAATAGCGATGTTAGTAATACCATCGCGCGATACCACCGCGACTGGAGGCAACCGGCCGGGCGATTGACTGGCCCGGCGCGGCATACCGAGTCTAACCAATTTGCATCGCATTGTGTACTTGTTACGGCCTCCATCTGCGCCCGCACTCGCACGCATACATTGTCGAAGTCTCAGCGTGACGACGACGCCAATGACAATGCCCTTGGACCTCCTTTTGTTAGCGTTCTCTACCTTCCATCTCTTCTCGTGttgaacatttatatttttaattattatgatttcgTTAGTTTGGTTTTTTTCCGCATTGCGTTTatattttctgataaaaatttttcacttatatatttttatataaagaaatttttattgagttttttcctcaaatatataaattcttcagaaattttaacgaacaaatatttttaaattttaacatcaATTCTTTAAGAATTGTCTGGCGATCGTTTCAAGAATTAAGAGAatagaggaggaggaggaggaggaggatgttttcgttgtataaaataaaaattgactttaGACTGATTCGATTGGGGTAGAATATCCTGCATTTAAATTAATGCACCGAGGATTTGCGTTTCGGCGGTAGCGGTAGCGATTGCCGGGCGAGAGACGGCATCGCCGTTGCACTGGATGCATCCCGACGGCAAAACCGAGCGCCGCACCGTTCCAGCAATCAGCGCCCTGGGAGAGCCGTGGAAACCGCGGAAACCCCCAACTCTATTATCGTTTCTGGCATCGTTATCGTTATTAGCCGCTCCATCGCCCGGCTATCCTACACCGGAGAGAGCGAAACTATCCTGACGCGTTTTCGTTGTGAACCCCGAGGCCCACGAACagatacacatacatacatatacatatacacatatatatatatatatatatatatatatatatatatatatatatatatatatacataatttaaaatatttgtatataaaagataattttatataactattaaataatatggTAAATATATCACAAtttgaatatattgtatataatataaaatttatatacaatatttaataaattgaataatatagaTACGTATACAAACacttaaatgttataaaaaaacttaacgtttcttgaaataaattaactCCATTGTTTTAGTTAACTGAATCATCGAACAATGGTGATTATAGGAATGATTAAATGTAACTCAAATAGagtaaaatttgatacaaatttaatagttaTACTTAAATACAGAGTTAAATAAAActgtacattaaataatataattagacaGTTTTAATCgaagaaacaaaaaatgaatatatttcgcAGCTTTTTATGCGTTTCTTCCATCTTGCTTAAGTCAGTGCAACTGATCCACGTctaataatttctttctttttttaatacatacacaattatttctttctattataataattttccagTTGTTTTTATCTCATTTCTGCTCTTTTCTTTCACGAATCGTACATTGTTTCTCCGCGTTACGATATCAATGATCGTAATGTGATTTACCCGCTTTAGTAAAAGCTTTAACGCTCCTTGTATAAATTCAATTGCGATATTCGTCGATGATATTGGTCGCGATTGATATTGTTGCGCTATCGATATGCCATATGATTGGAGCTATCTCGAACAATAGGAGTATAGAAATGTAACGAGAGGACGGATCTCCCCTGGCCTTCATCTCGGATCCGCTTTGATCCCTTTCTCACTCCGATTTCTCGACGAGGGAGAGAGATCGAGAGGAGGAGAGCAGGCGGAGAATTTCCGTGCCCCCTCTTCAAAATATCAACTAAACGATAAccgtatttattattcattcgGCCGCATCGTTCCTCCCTTCTCGTGCCGCGTCCCCAATTTTCCGAAGTAGTTTTTCAAAGAATTCCGCGGAGCGGTCTGCATCGCTCATGAGACAGCAAGGGCGTGTATAGGGCGGAAAGTGCTTGAATTGGCGATAGAAGGAAGGGCTCTTCTCGGTTCCGCGACATTATCATATCCAATACGATAtcctttctaaaaaaagaaaaaatatatcgaaGTTATTGTAGTTGCTTTTCCGCGATGTCGATTGGATTTCTCGCTACGCTAACTTCGTGAGCgactgtcatcgcggagatcgcgATTATATGTATTGAGGGGCTAATGATGTAATTTTCCTTTAATCCTCTCGTCAATTCTCACCCCGAAGAATATCTGTAACATACGATATCCATTAATTAGTATggatatgttatatatatacattcagTACATGTTACAAATATTACTCACCCCAAGGTAGACTTCCagtcttcttcctcttcttcaaattaactcactcactcactcactcgcgaaaatacgGATACAATCGCGCGataatattattctttgatCCTGCACAGAACATTTAAAAAGCATgcaaatataaagagaaaatttattactgACTCACcgaccgatgcgcaacgagcggagttactcagccacgaagctacaatgatactgtaacacacaaacataagattcaaaaattaaaactgtgctCAAAATAATCGACagtttaaaagttactttttatacaCTCAGAGAAAGGTttatttgactcaaagaaatttgtgcattgctacataaaaaaatttctttgattcgaaaaaattttatgattgttccttttattagaattaaagaaatagtttgatcgtgcaacgcaaatcttttcttaaataaaaaaaatatatttttaaaaccagaataataaaattgtgtcTTACATTTCTGCCAATACTTTCTtggaattaaataattgtttattaaaattaaaccaatcatttgaaaaaataatttatttactttaagaaagaattgataaagtcatttcttgaaatcaaataaatttttattttcctcaaagatattttcatttcaacttaaaacaatcaagttaaagaaacgatttcatcaatttgaacgtaacttttctctgggtgtgtatacaattttatattaattcttttttaagtaagtttttttatttattcgataacatcaaaagagaaaaagattattaaattcatatacattttattttatttattcgataacattaaaagggaaaaagataaattcatataaataagaaattatatttaccccaaggttgctccgctggggcccgatgcctctcccaggcctcctcctcctcctcctctcactGTCCTCAAGGTTGTCCTCTTCCTCTTGTTGCACACGCGGAACACTCGTGAATAATACACTAATAATTTTGCGCGCGtggattttatttataaagttggagaagttataaaaaaagtctttttagTCCAATAAGTATTTAACGGCACTCCCGAGACAAACGGCAACTCCCAAGTGTTGCAACAGCATTTAGCCATCCGTCTCCAGTTACGGATTCGGATGTTACCAGAAGTACCACGTGAAGGTAGCTGTGCAACTTGGACGTGAGAGGCTTAGTGACTTAAAAGTCTGTATTGCGCATCATGTCCCAACTATGCTCACCCAGGAGGATCCCCCGACACCGATTCAGTACTTATGTGTGTGGCACGTACGACGTGGTTTCCAGGCCGCTAGAAGCCATAACTTCAAACAACGATACCCAGACCTGCGCACTGAACTTCGTAAAGCCAGGTCACATGACAAACCTTCGCTGCAAGGTCACGTTTCCTCCAGGAGGCGGGAGTATATGTTTACTCTCGACTAGTCCCCCTTTGGGCTGCTTGCAGTATAATCGCAATAGGTTCAAGCCTCCTGAAGGGATACCATACGCCTAGAATGCAAGCTCAGGGTAAGTCTGGGGAATATGGCCTCAAGTCTACCCCTGCCCCAACTAGGTCGTTGGTCTATTGTACTAGTCCAGGATAATATGTCCTAGACATATATAATACCACGCACTCTCACCTGAACGGGTGGCAGAAGACTCTCCGTACAAGAGAGTCATATTTACTCCCAAAGTATTTTTGCTAACATCTATGTAATAATGACGCTTATAAATCGAAAAAACTTTTAAGTTTTTCTCATCGTAACATTATTAAGCACACCACAGCTGGTAACGTTTGGCGACCGTTGCTGAATGCCGAGCGGTTGAGTCTTCGCGGCTCCTGTTTacgagaagagtggggaggaGCGGCCCAGATAACGTCCACGTACACCTCGGGAGTTTCGCGTAAGATGAATGAACGAGTGACCGGAGCGCGGCAGAGTGGGAAGGCCGAGACACAGCACGCACGTGCGCTTCGGGGTCTCGCGTAAGGCGAATGACCGAGCGGCCGGCGGAGTGGGGAGGCCGagtcggcgcgcggcgcggcgtctatTTCACGGGACGTTGACCTTACGCGGTGGGACTTTAACCGACGCACGTGCACCTCGGCTAATGCGGAGTCTTTCTAGCTgcgtttaaaattatacattgaataaaaataaccttttttgcttcaatgtcgAATAAACTCGGTGAATAAAAGTTGTACAATGCTCAATAAGTACGCAAATtgaaggtaaagattcacgcttttgaatgctgtaaaccttTAAAGCTTTATAGCGCGTACTTGTTTTGT
This window harbors:
- the LOC105205734 gene encoding DNA repair protein RAD50; its protein translation is MSKVRRLSLRGIRNFGDDSEDALIRFSCPLTLILGANGTGKTTIIEALKFATTGSFPPTGDRPGTAGRNFVYDPILATTSTVRGVVKAEIIDSKGESYQVSRIIELSKGENGKFKTLDSTITRYSRDKQQKTSITGRCANIDTEINIALGVSKSILNYVIFCHQDELNWPFDSGKVLKERFDEIFDSARFNKALEAILKLQKELQGDIKTLNAEKQTYKVLVSEVEGKENKLKEHKKRLDATKEKVSEINKQLEPVKQKIEEVQQSHTEYNNVQIEEEKKKMEYSMHRDRYTKLKENIKNIFEETTEELNTRIESYETVLKDKNNEIAENEAEVKGISEKGNRISNILATRRETVGTLKQQVKDHERRLVRRNQLLNNALQAWDFDTVEPDVSEIEVKALTKRLEEKMRMLEKEVEKNRLAMQSKEKELQKEVDTLRSNYSKIESEKILKEQDITEIRDEINAIRNQITQIGAAGNKLKSIEQKLQTAKQRIDELSGALNVDSVKADIAEKIKSRDKIETSLNAIDDEISSLHKLSSLTAEFELKKSALQAKEEELENLKRKHGDSIKVLLNIQELEQIKLKDTLERIHQKLEKETNALTREIQTQERKTTAFETTARHIETEIKKKTLELHNDKQKVSTVCDYKDFDETLLFQSTIIKDLQNKRGIYAHQALAYKEYVAKLSLKNPCCPLCHRNFEKEDTVANLIEEIENDIIRSQPDRLKSCERELGKEQEKYDNMLQLKPIVENIIRCEENDLKRLEEKLKKTQNSVAESKITVKDLETSKAEPEKKLLLYKSIIGDIKFWDRCIDEIQQLKRGVNNLEAKMANAGIKTERTIEEAQTQRESLRTSLRETRNLIDALQLKLNKHNERLQDARAMYNELHEEQLKIHSDMQKLKHLKDKQEDLYARELTIGETMEKLRKDLALAETQLESRNRQLEKTKTENWQKQEADRKSISESARRLSDLHKILDDINSFINSNVLEKLANYEREIETYKNSLTELMNKKNDIEQAISKLKEDIASQEIGKRELLDNINLRKIKETLETLKEQYRKLNEKLKNMDYKEIMKKWDQLENEKQALLRQKNVALGNQEELERVIKQYTHELQKEEYRLARRNYNNKCIELTVQEDTIANLKAYNKILDVAMIEYHEERMSTVNKIMRKLWKHVYKGTDTSSIEICTEPTKETANNRRSYCYKLMQTKHGCKMDMRGRCSAGQKVLASIIIRLALAETFCKNCGILALDEPTTNLDEENAKSLADMLTKVVELRSKHQKNFQLIIISHDEKFLQKLADLNNNKQFHELYRKHNGMTAVRICDFNEPTSSLLHIKNEDESDEEEQDPNQFGASTSGLSRVTLSRKRNNDEDNRPPAKKKYCFTE
- the LOC105205855 gene encoding mitochondrial import inner membrane translocase subunit Tim23 isoform X2 gives rise to the protein MIDFRSNSGRADADNGRYNNTNIPVTSQQGLASLSPYLNFDPSYLPVTQPEFIFPDGAVKQRGRFELAFSQIGAACIAGAGIGGASGLYRGVKATSIAGETGKLRRTQLINYVMKGGASMANSLGVMMIMYTCAGIGLTWLRGTDDSINTVAAAATSATVFRSPAGIRKAGIAGAIAAGVAVMYCAWNNGGLSLHRVNRWKHAA
- the LOC105205855 gene encoding mitochondrial import inner membrane translocase subunit Tim23 isoform X1, with protein sequence MIDFRSNSGRADADNGRYNNTNIPVTSQQGLASLSPYLNFDPSYLPVTQPEFIFPDGAVKQRGRFELAFSQIGAACIAGAGIGGASGLYRGVKATSIAGETGKLRRTQLINYVMKGGASMANSLGVMMIMYTCAGIGLTWLRGTDDSINTVAAAATSATVFRSPAGIRKAGIAGAIAAGVAVMYCAWNNGGLSLHRVNRWKHAALL